In Mixophyes fleayi isolate aMixFle1 chromosome 4, aMixFle1.hap1, whole genome shotgun sequence, the following proteins share a genomic window:
- the ANXA4 gene encoding annexin A4 encodes MATVGSKGTIKPYSNFNAADDVQKLRKAMKGAGTDEDAVIDVIANRTLAQRQEIKVAYKASVGKDLEDDLKSELTGHFETAILGLLTPITLYDVQELKKAMKGAGTDEGCLIEILASRSTEEIRNINVTYRLKYSKSLEDDICSDTSFMFQRVLVSLSAGGRDQSDNVDDSLAKQDAKELYEAGEKKWGTDEVKFLTILCTRNRKHLLRVFEEYKKISKKDLEASIKSEMSGNLEDALLAIVKCVKSRPAYFAERLYKSMKGLGTDDSTLIRVMVSRCEIDMLEIRSEFKKMYGKSLHSFIKGDTSGDYRKLLLKLCGGED; translated from the exons ATGGCAACA GTTGGATCTAAGGGAACTATCAAACCATACTCCAACTTCAATGCAGCTGACGATGTCCAGAAGCTGCGGAAGGCCATGAAAGGGGCGG GCACAGATGAAGATGCCGTCATTGATGTGATTGCAAACAGGACCCTTGCACAGCGCCAGGAAATCAAAGTTGCCTATAAGGCCTCTGTGGGGAAG gATTTAGAGGATGACTTGAAGTCTGAGCTCACAGGACACTTTGAAACCGCGATCCTTGGCCTGCTGACCCCAATAACTTTATATGATGTGCAGGAACTGAAGAAAGCAATGAAG GGTGCAGGTACTGATGAAGGATGTCTGATTGAAATTCTGGCTTCGCGTTCCACAGAAGAGATCCGTAACATCAATGTAACATATAGATTAA AATATAGCAAGTCCCTGGAGGATGATATTTGCTCTGATACGTCTTTCATGTTTCAGAGAGTGCTGGTGTCTTTATCTGCT ggagggcgAGACCAAAGTGACAATGTTGATGATTCACTTGCCAAGCAGGATGCAAAG GAACTGTATGAAGCTGGGGAGAAAAAGTGGGGAACAGATGAAGTAAAATTCCTGACCATCCTTTGCACTAGGAACAGAAAACACTTACTAAGAG TGTTTGAAGAGTATAAAAAGATTTCCAAGAAAGACCTTGAGGCCAGCATAAAATCTGAGATGTCTGGAAACCTTGAAGATGCTCTCCTGGCTATCG TGAAATGTGTAAAGAGCAGACCTGCTTACTTTGCTGAAAGATTATATAAATCCATGAAG GGTCTAGGTACAGATGACAGTACTCTGATCAGAGTGATGGTTTCTCGCTGTGAAATTGACATGCTGGAAATCCGCTCAGAGTTCAAGAAGATGTATGGAAAGTCCCTACATTCCTTTATCAAG ggagaCACTTCTGGGGATTATAGGAAGTTGCTCTTGAAATTGTGTGGCGGGGAGGACTGA